One segment of Panicum virgatum strain AP13 chromosome 1K, P.virgatum_v5, whole genome shotgun sequence DNA contains the following:
- the LOC120705675 gene encoding transmembrane protein 50 homolog — translation MDHNNLLAAWPVVGPGVAGAVFGAGWWFWVDAVVCSAAAVPFLHYLPGFFAMFAALMFNCVNREDIGDGYYSPYDDYEWRVKLWLFISYVVSFVSLAGAVGFLVQDALTDTGPSTWTGTAGVIQCVCVLVSGLIYWTCHSED, via the exons ATGGACCACAACAACCTCCTGGCGGCTTGGCCGGTCGTGGGCCcgggcgtcgccggcgccgtcttCGGGGCCGGGTGGTGGTTCTGGGTCGACGCCGTcgtctgcagcgccgccgccgtccccttccTCCACTACCTCCCAG GGTTCTTCGCCATGTTCGCGGCGCTCATGTTCAACTGCGTCAACCGGGAGGACATCGGCGACGGCTACTACTCGCCCTACGACGACTACGAGTGGAG GGTGAAACTCTGGCTTTTCATTTCATATGTTGTATCTTTTGTCTCATTGGCTGGGGCGGTTGGGTTTTTGGTTCAAGACGCACTTACAGACACAGGTCCATCTACATGGACTGGCACTGCTGGTGTCATAcagtgtgtttgtgtgttagtcAG TGGGCTGATCTACTGGACTTGCCACTCTGAAGATTGA
- the LOC120654910 gene encoding thioredoxin-like protein YLS8 — MSYHVEHLHSVQAVDDAIDGEGESGRLVVVRFGRGGHADCARLDAALAAAAERVGPVAALYAVDIDEVQGFNAMYELHLPCTLMFFYGYRHVDVRSLRGRDDVDWAAYCGGGGGGFPGLVQTVHQRAKAGRRLVILD, encoded by the coding sequence atgTCGTACCACGTCGAACACCTGCACTCGGTCCAGGCCGTGGACGACGccatcgacggcgagggcgagaGCGGCCGCCTGGTGGTTGTCCGCTTCGGCCGCGGCGGGCACGCCGACTGCGCGCGCCTcgacgccgccctcgccgccgccgcggagcgggTCGGCCCCGTCGCGGCGCTGTACGCCGTCGACATCGACGAGGTGCAGGGCTTCAACGCCATGTACGAGCTGCACCTGCCCTGCACCCTCATGTTCTTCTACGGGTACCGGCACGTCGACGTTCGCAGCCTCCGCGGCAGGGACGACGTCGACTGGGCCGcgtactgcggcggcggcggcggcgggttcccCGGCCTCGTCCAGACGGTGCACCAGAGGGCTAAGGCCGGGCGTCGACTAGTCATACTCGACTAG